The window GCAGATTTAATCCGTGCTATCGTTATTGAGAAACCTGACCATGAGGCTGCTGGCGTGAAGAGCACCGGGGACCTCCAAACTGATTTTGTTAGGTGCCAAGGGGACCGGGTCATTGCATGCCTTGGCGATATTGTGAAGGCACTCGACCAGCTCCGTCATCTTGTCCAGGAATGTGAATAGTTTTTCCCTAACCTTTATTTCTTTTGAACTGAATGTGAATATTTAAATGGTTAAGAGTTTGGTGTTAATGTTTATCTTTAATGGTAGATGCAGTGTAGGAATTAGCTTCATTACCGTGCTGTGTGCGTGTGGAACACCCAGTTTAGGCGTGAATGAGAGTAGTTCCCGGTCTTTTTCGCGTTATAGTCCACTCTGTCTAGTCGAAATAGCAAGCCTACTTTGTCATCCTAGACACATTATTATTAATCTCCTTTAATTAGGTGAAACTTCATAACAGCCAATAAGGCGGTTACCACTTACCTTCGGGTGATTGTCAAACTTTGATGCATGTGGATCTCATTGTGGACTTGGTATACATCAACGATTTACGACCACCACCATACACGTAATACACGTCTGGACGACCGTCGAGAACAATCCTATAGGCAACAAGGCCAAATTGTAGTAGTACTGTAGAATGCTGTCATGGGCTTTCGCTGATGTATTAGGACTCGGACttcttttgcttctttcttAGGAGCTTCACGTGTGGAAGTTTGAGACCATTAGAAAGCAATAACTACCCTTATATCTGGCAATGGACCCGTGATTGCCAACTGTGCAAACGACTACGCAACGATGTTGAACATAAAAAAGGCTAGGGTGGCAAGGAGACCTCTCACGAGATTTCGGACTTTGGTTTGGTTCGATTTTTGGAAACCTTAACCCTTTGATTGTCAAAACCGAATCAAACCGCCACTTACGTTTGAATCTGCCGGTTTGGTTCCCGCTTATGGTCCCGTTGATCCTTGAACCATCGATTCTTCATCTTCCGTGCAAACACAAAAGGCCTCTTCCTCTCCCAACATTGTAGCTCTCTTCACAAACTGCAGATTTTTTTACAGACTCCATTAGCTCCTTGATTTCCAACACTCACAAAACCAATCCATGGACTCCTCTACTTTAACGAACAACCAAATCAATGTCAACTTCACCAGCCAGAGCCACTCCGAAATTTCATCTCGCCACCCCCCCAATGACGACTCAAACCAACCCGACATTCCCTTACTTCTCCAATCCTCATATGAGCTATGCAGCTTCAGAGTCAGCCTCAAATGGTGGGCACTCGACCACTCCTCGTGCCTTGGAAAATTTGTATCTTACTTCACCTTCATCTTCTTAACAATCCTAGTCCCTATCCTCACCTCCCTCTCTCTAAATACCTCATCTGACCCCATCTCGTTCAACAAGCTAGTCCAACTTCCTGAGTCCGGCTTAGCTGCCATTGGCTTCATAACTCTGTCCGGCTTCTTCAGGAAATATGGCCTAAGACAACTTCTCTTCCTTGATGGTCTTGGAGACGACTCTGTCTTTGTTCGTCGCGAATACACTCGCGAGCTCAATAAGGCCTTCAAGTCCCTTGCTTGCATACTACTGCCTTCATTTTTCATTGAGCTTGCCCACAAGATCATATTCTTCTGCACCGTCAAGATCTCACTGCCTCATATTAGTTCAAGCGTTCCGCTCAATTCCATTATGTTTGTTTTCGTTTTGGCGTCTTGGGTTTATAGGACTGGCGTGTACTTGCtggtttgtgttttgtttcgCTTGACGTGTGAGCTCCAAATACTCAGGTTCCAAGAACTACACAAGTTGTTCGAGGGGTGTGAATCCGAATCTAGTATCATATTTAAGGTATGCTTTGAAATTTCAGTAATTTCTTCGCTATTTTCTCTTGAAAGAGTGTGATAGAGGTAGCAATTAGTTAGCACATTACTAGATACCAATCTATAGTACTTGGTACTTTGTCGGTATTTGGTCAACAATTTGTGGATATTTACAAGATATCAATGAAGTATCTATAACATATCAGTGGAAGTGAAGCAGAATATCAATGATGAAGCAAAAACTGGTACCTGATACCAAACAATCTTCTCTCTTTGGTGCAACATTTGTTTTCCACATGTTTTTGTGCACATTTGAACCAACATTTGATATAATTTCTCTTGATATTTCTGTATTTTCAGGAACATGTAAGGATAAGGAAGCAATTGTGGGTTACCAGCCATAGGTACCGGTTCTTTATCATTGGATGCTTGTTTATAATCACCGTGAGTCAATTCGGGGCCTTGTTGCTGGTTTTGGCATCCAAGACGGAGAAGACTTTCCTCAACTCTGGTGATCTTGTGGTTTGCTCTGCCGTTGAGCTCAGCGGGTTGTTCTTGTGTCTAATGGAGGCAGCAAGAATAACTCATAGAGCTCAAGGAATTGTGGCAATTGCAACGAGATGGCACATGTTCTTGACTTGTCCATCTGCTTTATCAGATCAGCAGTGCAAAAACTGGCTGCGCTCCGAGGCTAGCGGACATCATGGAGAGAGCGACTCCGAACATTTATCCGACGTTTTCTCTTCAGTTCCTCAAGAGGAGCCTTCCTCATTCCAAACCAGGCAAGCTTTAGGTCAGTATGCTTATTGCTTTCTAAGTTTCTACCTTCCTTGCTTGCTAGCTAGTAGCGTAAAGCTACTCATAGTAGTACAACTACTTTGGGTAACAAGAAAAATTTGAGACCTAACCCGGATACAAAGGCGTACGGAAGACTCTGATACTTGTAGTGACCTGCAAATTTGTTAACCATGCGTATCAGGTAAACCCGAATGTTTTTTGAACATGTGAAAACTCGAACCTAGGACAAGAGAAGTACCTCCATTTTTGCCTAAACTCGAACCTAGACTCTATACATGCTTGTATTTTATGGTTGTCGTATGGATGCATATGGATAActggggtgtgtgtgtgtgtgcagtgGCGTATTTGCGACACAACAATGGAGGGATCACGCTGTTTGGATTTATGCTTGATCGGGGGTCGCTTCGCACACTGTTTGCATTTGAGTTCTCTTTGGTGCTGTGGATACTCAGCAGAGTGGTTGTTTTGCATTAAAACAAAGTTATAGGAATTTTCAGTGAAGATTccaacaccaacaacaacaatgcTGGGCCTTGTTAGTTTGGTGTTATGgcttgaaaacaaataaaacaaaaaataaattgaaagtgGAGGATTGGTATAACGTTACCGACTATCCAGGGTGAGGATCGTGGTTCATCGGCTCATCCGGGGAGGATCAGTAGTTTCCTACCAATCCTCTCATGCTTCGATTTTTTCCTTGGTACgttattatattttgtttgagtgttttttgGTTTTCGTTCTTTTCTTCCCTCTTATTATGTAATTGGTGTGATTATTTGTTTCTTCACAAATCATAAGATGTAATTTTTAAGGTATGTAAATGCTTTAAattgttcattttatttttttcggtTTCAGAACTAATTTTTCACTTGATAATTCTTtcattcattttcatttatttgaaGATAGCTTAGATTGTTTTTAATAAGAATGATCAATTCACTTTGTTTGTCTTTACATGTTCAATTTACGTGAGCGCTAGTTGACATCTCCAAATTAAGTAAGAAGTTTTAACCCTTCGACGGCCTTCTTGCTTTTTGCTCAAAAGGATTACCTTCAAGGTTCTAGTTTTCCTTTTGAAgtccaaaattttcaataaattatgcaCATTCTAATGAGCAATGAAAAACCATTATTAATGAATAGACAAGAATGAACAAATGGTGTGATACCAAAAAGTGTTGTAGCCCATCACACTCCCAACGAATTTGGGCAGCGTAGGAGTTCCGCGGTGTGGCCATTTTGTTGCAAGTGAATATTCTACGACCATTAGTACTACCGTAGCAATCCATGTTGCAACTTCTGTTGTGGGCAATATTGCATAGGTGGATTGTTGATGGTCCCCCAGTCCCGCAACTATTGTGTATCGGAAGATCAAATGATCCAAGCCATTGATTCTCGAAAAATCACAAGCAAAGTGATGACCTCCATGTAGTATATCACTCTTATTACTACCCCTCATGCATGCAATCATCTATGTATCTTGAACATAAAATATACAATATGAATAATGTGAAACATTTGCATTTGTGAGTTAAACTAGATGATCAACACAGTATGCCTGCCTCTTCTCTGTAATGACGAAGTTTGAAGTTGACAATTCACATcagtttggtttgttttttttcctctcttcctGTCGCAGGGCATTGCTCTATCCGTTGATgaaatttttggtgaatttaATGGCAAAAAAATAGATACAAGTTTTTTGcccattaatattataatacatgGCAAGTGGTTAATAGTAGCCAATGAAGTGATTATACATGAGTGATTGTTCGTCGTTAAtgcatgttttatttattttttaaataaaaaggatGTGACGATATTGCTCACCGTTCATCTCTTaatcttattaaaataaaaagagaaatacaaataAGGGAATGTATGTACATCTCATTATAGATACTCACATACATCAACAATTAATCACCACCACTATACTTGCGTGGATGCATGATTGTCGAAAATAAATATCTAGGAAACAATGCCTAAACCCAAACACAATTGACATAGATATTTTAGGACTCAAGgacttcattttcttctttcttattTCACGTGTTGCAAGTTGAGATCATTGGAGAGTAATAACTATCTGCCTATTGGCAATGAACCCGTGATGTTGGGTCGGGTTAGCTTCGACCAAAAGCTTACTATTGTACCTTAATTTGGCACAATATACATAATACAAGTGCTCAAATACTAACTAGTTAGTAAATTAATTGGCATACtccacaaagtaaataaattatttttgattTAAATGAATTTTTACATGTATGATCTTTCAATGATAATCTAAAAAATGATCGGTTTATATTATAAAAAGTATTATGAAATGGCTAACGCTTGAACGGCTCTCTCTCGATATACATttcaatatatatgtatgacatTGCTTGGTTTCTTAGGAATCAAAGAATATATACACAACATGTTAAGAAATTAATATGAAATGATATGGAAGACaaaaaaaagcaactaaacTCTTTTTCAGTTCATCTGTACTCTTCACTCCACTTGAAACCCCTAGTTGAAGAAGGCTAGGGTGGTAAAGAGACTCTCACGAGAAAAGGCAAGCTCTTTTGCCCTTCCTCAACTTTCCAACTTCCCTTTTGTTTGGGTTTTGGATCGTTTCTAATTTGATGGTCCAACCTAAACTTAATTGATGTTATGGCTTGAATCGTTTGATTTGAAGTTCACCCTAAGTTTATAAGTTGGCGTGACTTCTCGGACTTTTATTGGTCAGATTATCTAAGCAGTCGTGTCTGCAAATGAGTGGTCCAAGTGGCATTGAAGTTAGCTGGCAATAGAAAATTATGATCGTCCAAAAGGAGGAAATTAGCATGAAAAGTATGTCTACCACAAAAATCATTGTGGACACTTGCTTCATCTACCCTTCAATTACAAAGGGACTCAAATTTTTACAAAGAGCGTATTACTCTTGCCCAAATGCCAAGCAAAATCTTTCCCAATCTTCCAACAGCGTTGCTTCCGTTGCCCCCTTTACTCTCCAACACTCACAGAACCAATCCATGAACAACCAAATCAATGTCCACTGCACTAGCCATCCCCAAATTTCTTCTCCCTGCCGCCCAAACGACGATGCCAACCAACCTAACACAGCTCCCTTACTTCTCCAATCCTCTGATGAACTCCGCAGCTTCAGAGTCAGCCTAAAATGGTGGGCACTCGATCACTCCTCATGCTTCGGAAAATTCCTATCTTACTTCACCTTCATCTTCTTAACAGTCCTAGTCCCAATCCtcacctctctctttctcaaacTCCCATCCGGGGACCCCATCTCATTCAACAAGCTAGTCCAACTTCCGGAGTCCGGCTTAGCTGCCATTGGCTTCATTActctttcttgcttcttccgAAAATATGGCCTGAGGCAACTCCTCTTCCTTGACGGTCTTAGAGATGACTCTGGCTTTGTTCGTCGCAGATACACTCGTGAGCTCAATAAGGTCTTCAAGTACCTAGCTTGCATACTACTGCCTTCATTTTTCATTGAGCTTACCCACAAGATCATATTCTTCTCAACTATCCAACTCTCACTGCCTCATATAAGCTCAAGCGTCCCAGTCAATTCAATtatgtttgttttggttttagCTTCTTGGGTTTATAGGACTGGGGTGTTCTTGCTGGTCTGTGTTATGTTCCGGTTGACTTGCGAGCTCCAA of the Pyrus communis chromosome 1, drPyrComm1.1, whole genome shotgun sequence genome contains:
- the LOC137731636 gene encoding uncharacterized protein; translation: MDSSTLTNNQINVNFTSQSHSEISSRHPPNDDSNQPDIPLLLQSSYELCSFRVSLKWWALDHSSCLGKFVSYFTFIFLTILVPILTSLSLNTSSDPISFNKLVQLPESGLAAIGFITLSGFFRKYGLRQLLFLDGLGDDSVFVRREYTRELNKAFKSLACILLPSFFIELAHKIIFFCTVKISLPHISSSVPLNSIMFVFVLASWVYRTGVYLLVCVLFRLTCELQILRFQELHKLFEGCESESSIIFKEHVRIRKQLWVTSHRYRFFIIGCLFIITVSQFGALLLVLASKTEKTFLNSGDLVVCSAVELSGLFLCLMEAARITHRAQGIVAIATRWHMFLTCPSALSDQQCKNWLRSEASGHHGESDSEHLSDVFSSVPQEEPSSFQTRQALVAYLRHNNGGITLFGFMLDRGSLRTLFAFEFSLVLWILSRVVVLH
- the LOC137731726 gene encoding uncharacterized protein, producing MNNQINVHCTSHPQISSPCRPNDDANQPNTAPLLLQSSDELRSFRVSLKWWALDHSSCFGKFLSYFTFIFLTVLVPILTSLFLKLPSGDPISFNKLVQLPESGLAAIGFITLSCFFRKYGLRQLLFLDGLRDDSGFVRRRYTRELNKVFKYLACILLPSFFIELTHKIIFFSTIQLSLPHISSSVPVNSIMFVLVLASWVYRTGVFLLVCVMFRLTCELQILRFKGLHKLFEGRESESSIIFQEQVRIRKQLWVTSHRYRFFIIGCMFTITVSQFGALLLVLASKTEKTFLNSGDLVVCSSVELSGLFLCLMEAARITHRAQGVVAIATRWHMLLTCPSAGSEQQWKSRQISSETNTRCGESDSEHSSDISTSVPPQEPSSFQTRQALVAYLSHNNGGITLYGFALDRGLLHTLFAFEFSLVLWVLSKVVVLS